Proteins found in one Hypericibacter terrae genomic segment:
- a CDS encoding GNAT family N-acetyltransferase encodes MSFTIRQARPDDSAALLLLFQEFSDYLKSINPEPSPEDDWAGPAEMERCIALSFEKDPVVATLVAEQAGRPVAYLGWHMGIFEIYKALFVAGLFVSERARGSGIGRALMEEVRRLATERGASHVAWMVWRQNPGATAFYRRLGAETYDDNFQMIWRLT; translated from the coding sequence ATGTCCTTCACCATCCGTCAGGCGCGGCCCGACGATTCGGCGGCCCTGCTGCTGCTGTTCCAGGAATTCTCGGATTATCTGAAGTCGATCAATCCCGAGCCCTCGCCGGAGGACGACTGGGCGGGGCCGGCGGAGATGGAGCGCTGCATCGCGCTCTCTTTCGAGAAGGACCCGGTGGTTGCGACCCTGGTCGCCGAGCAGGCGGGACGGCCGGTCGCCTATCTCGGCTGGCATATGGGCATCTTCGAGATCTACAAGGCCCTCTTCGTCGCCGGCCTCTTCGTCAGCGAGCGCGCCCGCGGCAGCGGCATCGGCCGCGCACTCATGGAAGAGGTGCGCCGGCTGGCGACGGAGCGCGGCGCCAGCCATGTCGCCTGGATGGTGTGGCGGCAGAATCCGGGTGCCACGGCGTTCTATCGGCGTCTCGGCGCCGAGACCTATGACGACAATTTCCAGATGATCTGGCGGCTGACGTGA
- a CDS encoding aldo/keto reductase → MRTRHLGRNGPAVSMVGLGCMGMSDFYGPADRTESLATIHAAAEAGITLLDTGDFYGMGHNEMLVAEAIKGKRDKFFIQVKFGAQRSPDGAFIGFDARPNAAKTALTYSLNRLGTDHVDLYMPARLDPNVPIEETVGAIGEMVKAGYVRHIGLSEVGAATIRKAQATHPIAALQIEYSLASRGIEAQILPTLRELGIGVTAYGILSRGLLSGSAPTGAKDFRAMSPRFQGENLARNQKLVEALTKVAQRLRVTPTQIAIAWVLHQGADIIPLVGARKRTQLAESLKALELRLEPQDLAQIEAAMPKGAVAGDRYPAHGMQSLDSER, encoded by the coding sequence ATGCGCACCCGTCATCTGGGCCGGAACGGCCCCGCGGTTTCCATGGTCGGTCTCGGCTGCATGGGCATGTCGGATTTCTACGGGCCGGCCGACCGGACCGAGAGCCTGGCCACAATTCATGCGGCGGCCGAGGCCGGCATCACGCTGCTCGACACCGGCGATTTCTACGGCATGGGCCATAACGAGATGCTGGTCGCCGAGGCGATCAAGGGGAAGCGCGACAAGTTCTTCATCCAGGTCAAGTTCGGCGCGCAGCGTTCGCCCGACGGCGCCTTCATCGGCTTCGACGCCCGGCCCAATGCGGCCAAGACCGCGCTGACCTACAGCCTCAATCGCCTGGGCACCGACCATGTCGATCTCTATATGCCGGCACGGCTCGATCCCAATGTGCCGATCGAGGAGACGGTCGGCGCCATCGGCGAGATGGTGAAGGCGGGCTATGTCCGCCATATCGGCCTTTCCGAGGTGGGGGCGGCCACGATCCGCAAGGCCCAGGCGACGCATCCGATCGCGGCGCTGCAGATCGAATATTCGCTGGCCTCGCGCGGCATCGAGGCGCAGATCCTGCCCACCTTGCGCGAGCTCGGCATCGGCGTAACCGCCTATGGCATCCTCTCGCGCGGCCTGCTCTCCGGCAGCGCGCCCACCGGCGCCAAGGACTTCCGCGCCATGAGCCCGCGCTTCCAGGGCGAGAACCTGGCGCGCAACCAGAAGCTCGTCGAAGCTCTCACCAAGGTGGCGCAGCGCCTGCGCGTCACGCCCACGCAGATCGCGATCGCCTGGGTGCTGCATCAGGGCGCCGACATCATTCCGCTCGTCGGCGCGCGCAAGCGCACGCAGCTCGCGGAATCGCTGAAGGCGCTGGAGCTCCGGCTCGAGCCGCAGGACCTCGCCCAGATCGAGGCCGCGATGCCGAAGGGCGCGGTCGCCGGCGACCGCTACCCCGCCCACGGCATGCAGTCGCTCGACAGCGAGCGCTGA
- the cydB gene encoding cytochrome d ubiquinol oxidase subunit II: MLDYETLRLIWWLLLGVLLIGFAIMDGFDLGSAFLLPIVGRTDMERRVVINTVGPVWEGNQVWFIVGGGSIFAAWPPLYAISFSGFYIAMILTLGALILRPVGFKFRSKLEHTRWRTAWDTALFIGGLVPSIVFGVAVGNLLLGVPFRFDSSMRASFEFGFFDLLSPFGLLCGLLSLSIIATQGGGWLSVKTDGVVQARARQAAMIAAAAAILLFAVGGLWVARLDGFVITSAIDPSLPSDPLAKTVTREAGAWLGNYGRHPWMAVAPILGFAGMALALLMAWVRKPLAGFLASSVGILGVISTAGLSLFPFLMPSSSDPASSLTVWDASSSRLTLTVMLVAAAIFLPIILAYTAWVYRVMRGKVSGEHVEHSDSAY, from the coding sequence ATGCTCGATTATGAAACGCTGCGCCTGATCTGGTGGCTGCTGCTGGGCGTGCTGCTGATCGGCTTCGCCATCATGGACGGGTTCGACCTGGGCTCGGCCTTCCTCCTTCCGATCGTCGGCCGGACCGACATGGAGCGCCGTGTCGTCATCAACACGGTCGGGCCGGTCTGGGAAGGCAACCAGGTCTGGTTCATCGTCGGCGGCGGCTCGATCTTCGCCGCCTGGCCGCCGCTCTACGCGATCAGCTTCTCCGGCTTCTACATCGCCATGATCCTGACCCTCGGTGCCCTCATCCTGCGGCCGGTCGGTTTCAAGTTCCGGTCCAAGCTCGAGCACACCCGCTGGCGTACGGCCTGGGACACGGCGCTCTTCATCGGCGGGCTGGTGCCCTCGATCGTCTTCGGCGTCGCCGTCGGCAATCTCCTGCTGGGCGTGCCGTTCCGCTTCGACTCCTCGATGCGGGCGAGCTTCGAGTTCGGATTCTTCGATCTGCTCTCGCCCTTCGGGCTGCTCTGCGGCCTGCTCAGCCTCTCGATCATTGCAACCCAGGGCGGCGGCTGGCTCTCGGTCAAGACCGATGGCGTGGTCCAGGCCCGCGCGCGCCAGGCCGCGATGATCGCGGCCGCGGCGGCGATCCTGCTCTTCGCGGTCGGCGGCCTCTGGGTCGCCCGGCTCGACGGCTTCGTCATCACCTCGGCGATCGATCCCTCGCTGCCCTCCGACCCGCTCGCCAAGACGGTGACGCGCGAGGCCGGCGCCTGGCTCGGCAATTACGGCCGCCATCCCTGGATGGCGGTGGCACCGATCCTGGGATTCGCCGGCATGGCGCTGGCCCTGCTGATGGCCTGGGTACGGAAGCCCCTTGCGGGTTTCCTCGCCAGCTCGGTCGGCATCCTCGGCGTCATCTCGACGGCGGGCTTGAGCCTGTTCCCGTTCCTGATGCCGTCATCGAGCGATCCCGCCTCCAGCCTCACGGTCTGGGACGCGTCCTCGAGCCGTCTCACCCTCACGGTCATGCTGGTCGCGGCGGCGATCTTCCTGCCGATCATCCTGGCCTACACCGCCTGGGTCTATCGGGTGATGCGCGGCAAGGTGTCGGGCGAGCATGTCGAGCATTCGGATTCGGCCTACTGA
- a CDS encoding helix-turn-helix domain-containing protein: MVRQRRKAGLHPIGDVAAAAGVTTQTIRLWEKRGQLSSTRTDGGQRLFTGEMVKRAAELAAGSRRSQHHQAARPAASPDMIELASTGMRIRRARIEHGLSQQDAAKRIGISRSFLSTVERGESGVSTKVLAKMADAFGIAMSGFAVAADPKKRVMRVADRPRTVLAEGVSWEELVAPSSHDLEPALLHVPRGRGSGGVFVRPGESFVFVLEGTLTFQTGERLEEFVLGKGDAIVLDAGVPFSWRNDGKATATALWVELIGSVRKKAPEKKG, translated from the coding sequence ATGGTTCGTCAGAGACGGAAAGCGGGCCTCCACCCGATCGGCGATGTTGCCGCCGCGGCTGGCGTCACCACCCAGACCATCCGGCTCTGGGAGAAACGCGGCCAGCTGAGCTCCACCCGCACCGACGGGGGACAGCGGCTATTCACGGGCGAGATGGTGAAGCGCGCCGCCGAGCTGGCGGCAGGATCGCGACGCAGCCAGCACCATCAGGCCGCCCGGCCCGCCGCGTCGCCCGACATGATCGAGCTGGCCTCGACCGGCATGCGCATCCGGCGCGCGCGGATCGAGCATGGCCTGAGCCAGCAGGACGCGGCCAAACGGATCGGCATCTCGCGTTCCTTCCTCTCGACCGTCGAACGCGGCGAATCCGGCGTCTCGACCAAGGTTCTCGCCAAGATGGCGGATGCGTTCGGCATTGCCATGAGCGGCTTTGCCGTCGCCGCCGATCCGAAGAAGCGCGTGATGCGCGTGGCGGACCGCCCCCGAACGGTGCTGGCGGAAGGGGTGAGCTGGGAGGAACTGGTCGCACCCAGCAGTCACGATCTAGAGCCGGCGCTGCTGCATGTGCCGCGGGGACGGGGCAGCGGCGGCGTTTTCGTGCGGCCTGGCGAAAGTTTCGTCTTCGTGCTGGAAGGCACGCTCACCTTTCAGACCGGCGAACGGCTCGAGGAGTTCGTGCTCGGCAAGGGCGACGCGATCGTGCTCGACGCCGGTGTCCCTTTCTCCTGGCGCAATGACGGCAAGGCGACGGCGACCGCCCTCTGGGTCGAGCTGATCGGGTCGGTCCGCAAGAAGGCCCCGGAGAAAAAGGGGTAA
- a CDS encoding META domain-containing protein has translation MKRFSLLCLVLLLAGCATHGAVVTGSASYRERMALLPGTVLEATLEDVSKADAPAVIVGQTRLEDLGNPPFDFAIPYNPKDIVTNHTYVVRARILSGTDVLFVTDTAYPILTMAHKGPAKLLLVRAAGGAAAGSAGVDPNIGTLPARFAGEIPCANCSAIRYQVDLLPDQLFFSRMVYEGRQTVHDEIGNWSVPPEGGRLVLTPETGEPTQFSLPTAGHLRMLDRTGKEIDSKHNYELVRDDKLAALDPAAPLAGMYAQGDDGGIFTECSTGMKLAVLKEDDNAALEAAYNKMPHEPGQPLKVELEGRISLTPPAGTGGDLPVISVMRFNYIWPGETCGQRFATSPLENSYWKLTRVAYQPIVLAPGQREPYLVLQAQDRRLTGYAGCNRMTGSYTLKENELRFSQTATTKMACVKGMDTESEFLKALDEVRQWHIDGEHLTLSNEYGAVLAVFEAVALP, from the coding sequence ATGAAACGATTCTCCCTCCTCTGCCTGGTCCTCCTGCTCGCCGGCTGCGCCACCCATGGCGCGGTGGTGACGGGTTCGGCCAGCTATCGCGAGCGGATGGCGCTGCTGCCGGGCACGGTGCTGGAAGCGACGCTGGAGGATGTGTCGAAGGCCGACGCGCCTGCCGTCATCGTCGGCCAGACCCGGCTGGAGGATCTGGGAAACCCGCCCTTCGATTTCGCGATTCCCTACAACCCCAAGGACATCGTGACCAACCACACCTATGTGGTGCGGGCGCGGATCCTGTCGGGCACCGACGTGCTGTTCGTCACCGACACCGCCTACCCGATCCTGACCATGGCCCATAAAGGCCCCGCGAAGCTGCTGCTGGTGCGCGCGGCCGGAGGTGCGGCGGCCGGGAGCGCCGGCGTCGATCCCAATATCGGCACGCTGCCCGCGCGCTTCGCCGGTGAGATTCCCTGCGCCAATTGCTCGGCCATTCGCTATCAGGTCGATCTCCTGCCCGATCAGTTGTTTTTCTCGCGCATGGTCTATGAGGGCCGCCAGACGGTCCATGACGAGATCGGCAACTGGTCGGTCCCGCCGGAGGGCGGCCGTCTGGTGCTGACGCCCGAGACCGGCGAGCCGACGCAATTCTCGCTGCCGACGGCCGGTCACCTGCGTATGCTCGACCGGACCGGCAAGGAGATCGATTCGAAGCATAATTACGAGCTGGTGCGCGACGACAAGCTCGCCGCCCTCGACCCCGCGGCACCGCTCGCGGGCATGTATGCCCAGGGCGACGATGGCGGAATCTTTACCGAATGCAGCACCGGCATGAAGCTCGCCGTGTTGAAGGAGGACGACAATGCGGCGCTAGAGGCGGCCTACAACAAGATGCCGCACGAGCCGGGGCAGCCGCTCAAGGTCGAGCTCGAGGGCCGCATCTCGCTGACGCCGCCGGCCGGCACCGGGGGCGATCTGCCGGTCATCTCGGTCATGCGGTTCAACTATATCTGGCCGGGCGAGACCTGCGGCCAGCGCTTCGCCACCTCGCCGCTCGAGAACAGCTACTGGAAGCTCACGCGCGTCGCCTATCAGCCGATCGTCCTGGCCCCGGGACAGCGCGAGCCCTATCTCGTGCTCCAGGCCCAGGACCGCAGGCTTACCGGCTATGCCGGCTGCAACCGCATGACCGGCAGCTACACGCTCAAGGAGAACGAGCTGCGCTTCAGCCAGACCGCCACCACCAAGATGGCCTGCGTCAAGGGCATGGACACGGAAAGCGAGTTCCTCAAGGCCCTCGACGAGGTCCGCCAGTGGCACATCGACGGCGAGCATCTGACGCTCTCGAACGAGTATGGCGCGGTGCTGGCGGTGTTCGAGGCGGTGGCGCTGCCGTAG
- a CDS encoding GFA family protein, with protein sequence MSRTASCSCGQMSITVEGDPLRVLVCHCFECQKQTGSVFGSWGYWPKSAISSIEGEATLYRRSSDAGRWVDNFFCPVCGSSIYGYSEGAPDEVTIAVGNFADAGFDPPDAAIWAACRHGWFPWPEQVPEYLDQPDL encoded by the coding sequence ATGTCCAGAACCGCATCCTGCTCCTGCGGCCAGATGTCGATCACCGTCGAGGGCGACCCGCTCCGGGTGCTGGTGTGCCACTGCTTCGAATGCCAGAAGCAGACCGGCAGCGTCTTCGGCAGCTGGGGCTATTGGCCCAAGAGCGCGATCTCCTCGATCGAGGGCGAGGCCACGCTCTATCGCCGCAGCTCCGACGCCGGCCGCTGGGTCGATAATTTCTTCTGCCCGGTCTGCGGCAGCAGCATCTATGGCTATAGCGAAGGCGCGCCCGACGAGGTCACGATCGCCGTCGGCAATTTCGCGGATGCCGGCTTCGACCCGCCCGACGCCGCCATCTGGGCCGCCTGCCGCCATGGCTGGTTCCCCTGGCCGGAGCAGGTTCCGGAATATCTCGACCAGCCGGATTTGTGA
- a CDS encoding cytochrome ubiquinol oxidase subunit I: MIDSGLVELSRLQFALTALYHFLFVPLTLGLSVLIAIMESVYVMTGRTIWREMTKFWGLLFGINFAMGVATGITMEFQFGTNWAYYSHYVGDIFGAPLAIEGLMAFFLEATFIGLFFFGWDRLSKLGHLIVTWAVAIASNFSALWILIANAWMQNPVGAKFNYETMRMELTSFREVMFNPVAQAKFVHTVSAGYVTGSIFVLAIAAFYLLRRNHVEFAKRSMTVAASFGLASALSVVVLGDESGYTATANQKMKIAAIESMWHTEPAPASFAAFGIPDREARVTHAEIKIPWLLGIIATRSFDTPIPGIFELVEDAKGRIQNGIPAYTALQTLRADRGNEEAKAAFAMHSPDLGYALLLKRYTDDIANATPDQIDQAAWSTVPDIGPLFWAFRFMAGLGFYFIALFAVTFYLSARRQLDRYNWLLRICLWSLPLPWVAAEFGWIVAEYGRQPWAIEGVLPTFLGASSLHSGQVLFSLLGFVLFYSTLAVVDVFLMLKYVKRGPIIDETGEAGGLTRPPGRAPMTTRRRVATAR; the protein is encoded by the coding sequence ATGATCGATAGCGGTCTGGTCGAGTTGTCGCGGCTGCAGTTCGCGCTCACGGCCCTCTATCACTTCCTGTTCGTGCCGCTGACGCTCGGCCTCTCCGTCCTGATCGCCATCATGGAGAGCGTCTATGTCATGACCGGGCGCACCATCTGGCGCGAGATGACGAAGTTCTGGGGGCTCCTCTTCGGCATCAACTTCGCCATGGGTGTCGCGACCGGCATCACCATGGAGTTCCAGTTCGGCACCAACTGGGCCTATTACTCGCATTACGTCGGCGACATCTTCGGTGCCCCCCTCGCGATCGAAGGTCTGATGGCCTTCTTCCTCGAGGCCACCTTCATCGGCCTCTTCTTCTTCGGCTGGGACCGGCTCTCCAAGCTCGGCCATCTGATCGTCACCTGGGCCGTCGCCATCGCCAGCAATTTCTCGGCTCTCTGGATCCTGATCGCCAATGCCTGGATGCAGAATCCGGTGGGTGCCAAGTTCAACTACGAGACCATGCGCATGGAGCTGACCTCGTTCCGCGAGGTCATGTTCAATCCCGTGGCCCAGGCGAAGTTCGTCCATACGGTCAGCGCCGGCTATGTCACCGGCTCGATCTTCGTGCTGGCGATCGCCGCCTTCTATCTGCTCCGGCGCAACCATGTCGAGTTCGCGAAACGCTCCATGACCGTGGCGGCCAGCTTCGGCCTCGCTTCGGCGCTTTCGGTCGTGGTGCTGGGCGACGAGAGCGGCTATACGGCGACCGCCAATCAGAAGATGAAGATCGCGGCGATCGAGAGCATGTGGCACACCGAGCCAGCGCCAGCCTCCTTTGCGGCCTTCGGCATCCCCGACCGCGAAGCGCGCGTCACCCATGCCGAGATCAAGATCCCCTGGCTCCTGGGAATCATCGCCACGCGCAGCTTCGACACGCCGATCCCCGGCATCTTCGAGCTGGTGGAGGACGCGAAGGGACGCATCCAGAACGGCATTCCTGCCTATACGGCGCTGCAGACCCTGCGGGCCGATCGCGGCAACGAGGAGGCCAAGGCGGCCTTCGCGATGCACAGTCCCGATCTCGGCTATGCGCTGCTGCTCAAGCGCTATACCGACGATATCGCCAATGCCACGCCCGACCAGATCGACCAGGCGGCCTGGTCGACCGTGCCCGACATTGGGCCGCTCTTCTGGGCCTTCCGTTTCATGGCGGGGCTCGGATTCTATTTCATCGCGCTCTTCGCCGTGACCTTCTATCTCTCGGCGCGCCGGCAGCTCGACCGCTACAACTGGCTCCTGCGGATTTGTCTCTGGAGCCTGCCTTTGCCCTGGGTCGCCGCCGAGTTCGGCTGGATCGTCGCCGAATATGGACGTCAGCCCTGGGCCATCGAGGGCGTGCTGCCGACCTTCCTCGGCGCCTCCTCGCTCCATTCGGGCCAGGTGCTGTTCAGCCTGCTGGGATTCGTCCTGTTCTATTCGACGCTCGCCGTCGTCGACGTGTTCCTCATGCTCAAATACGTCAAACGCGGGCCCATCATCGACGAGACTGGCGAGGCAGGCGGGCTCACCCGGCCACCCGGCCGGGCTCCCATGACGACGCGCCGCCGCGTCGCGACGGCGCGGTGA
- a CDS encoding MBL fold metallo-hydrolase, translating into MGLQVADHWFELRRLGDGITFLWEPHVAPLLRCNIWHVRGRDRDLIVDTGMGICSLRDFAKDILDKPVTAVATHAHIDHIGGHHEFEDCIAHALEAEGLRSAAGDYTLADPDFDPEDMATLRIPPVPDYEIEGPMITALPTADYDIQSFRIRPTGKIRVVEEGDRVDLGDRAFEVLHLPGHSPGSIGLWEQKTGTLFSGDAIYDGPLIDNLHHSSLPDYIRTLRRLRAVPARTIHAGHEPSFGRDRLVELVDEQLARWEKRG; encoded by the coding sequence GTGGGCTTGCAGGTTGCCGATCACTGGTTCGAGTTGCGTCGCCTCGGTGACGGCATCACCTTCCTCTGGGAGCCGCATGTGGCGCCGCTCCTGCGCTGCAACATCTGGCATGTGCGGGGCCGGGACCGCGACCTGATCGTCGATACCGGCATGGGCATCTGCTCCTTGCGCGATTTCGCCAAGGACATCCTCGACAAGCCGGTGACGGCCGTCGCCACCCACGCCCATATCGACCATATCGGCGGCCATCACGAGTTCGAGGATTGCATCGCGCATGCGCTCGAGGCCGAGGGGCTGCGCTCGGCCGCCGGCGACTACACCCTGGCCGATCCCGATTTCGATCCCGAGGACATGGCGACGCTGCGCATTCCGCCGGTGCCCGACTACGAGATCGAGGGCCCGATGATCACGGCCCTGCCCACGGCGGACTACGACATCCAGAGCTTCCGCATCCGCCCCACGGGCAAGATCCGCGTGGTCGAGGAGGGGGACAGGGTCGATCTCGGCGACCGGGCCTTCGAGGTGCTGCATCTGCCCGGCCATTCGCCGGGCTCGATCGGCCTCTGGGAGCAAAAGACCGGGACGCTGTTTTCCGGCGACGCGATCTATGACGGCCCGCTCATCGACAATCTCCACCATTCGAGCCTGCCCGATTACATCCGCACGCTCCGCCGCCTGCGCGCCGTGCCGGCGAGGACGATTCACGCGGGCCACGAGCCGAGCTTCGGTCGCGATCGCCTGGTCGAGCTGGTCGACGAGCAACTCGCGCGGTGGGAGAAGCGAGGCTAG
- a CDS encoding CDP-archaeol synthase, translated as MQPWPIAQMLILLALANGTPVFAKKILDGRFSRPIDGGLRFFDGRPLFGSSKTIRGALLAILMTTAGAPLIGLDWKIGVLVGILAMIGDLLSSFIKRRLGMASSSQASGLDQFPECLLPVLACRGALALTLLDILAIVLLFFVGEVLLSRLLFRFGLRDRPY; from the coding sequence ATGCAGCCCTGGCCCATTGCGCAAATGCTGATCCTTCTGGCCCTCGCCAATGGCACTCCGGTGTTCGCGAAGAAGATCCTGGATGGGCGGTTCTCCCGGCCGATCGACGGAGGCTTGCGTTTCTTCGACGGCCGCCCCCTGTTCGGCAGCTCGAAGACGATCCGCGGCGCCCTGCTGGCAATCCTGATGACAACCGCCGGCGCTCCGCTTATCGGGCTCGACTGGAAGATCGGCGTTCTCGTGGGCATTTTGGCCATGATAGGCGATCTGCTCTCGAGCTTCATCAAGCGGCGGCTTGGCATGGCCTCCAGCAGCCAGGCCAGCGGGCTCGATCAGTTTCCCGAGTGCCTGCTGCCCGTTCTGGCCTGTCGCGGCGCCTTGGCGCTGACGCTCCTGGATATCCTTGCGATCGTCCTGCTCTTCTTTGTCGGCGAGGTGCTGCTCTCGCGCCTGCTCTTCAGGTTCGGACTGCGCGATCGCCCCTATTAG
- the cydX gene encoding cytochrome bd-I oxidase subunit CydX: protein MWYFSWILGLGLACAFAILNAMWFELDADRRANQPGETKGEA from the coding sequence ATGTGGTATTTTTCCTGGATCCTCGGCCTCGGCCTGGCTTGTGCCTTCGCGATCCTGAACGCGATGTGGTTCGAGCTCGACGCCGATCGTCGCGCCAACCAGCCCGGAGAAACCAAAGGCGAAGCATGA
- a CDS encoding metallophosphoesterase: protein MRPSGNQSSIPPELLDKLDKRLGRLHARQRLGIETDHEVRVFGGGLNFFHIENWYSAPWVIRLALQLTGLYGRARRNAERVEIRENPVRLRRLPKSFGGFTILQISDMHVEMNEGAMRRLIELLPGLAYDLCVLTGDFRARTFGPFDAMLEGLAQVRSHLNGSVYGVLGNHDTVRMVPGLEEMGIRMLLNESVPIERGDGRIHLAGIDDAHYFRVDNIEKAAASVPPNECCILLSHTPEIYRQAAHAGVDLLLGGHTHGGQICLPGSFPITLDSHLPRWMGSGAWSYHDMAGYTSVGVGSSILPVRLNCPPEITLHRLECT, encoded by the coding sequence ATGAGACCATCAGGAAACCAGTCCTCGATTCCGCCGGAGTTGCTCGACAAGCTCGATAAGCGCCTTGGGCGGCTGCATGCGCGCCAGCGCCTCGGCATCGAGACCGATCACGAGGTTCGCGTCTTTGGCGGCGGCCTCAATTTCTTCCATATCGAAAACTGGTATTCCGCGCCTTGGGTCATTCGTCTCGCCTTGCAGCTGACGGGCCTCTATGGCCGGGCCCGGCGCAATGCCGAGCGGGTGGAGATCCGGGAGAACCCGGTCCGCCTGCGCCGCCTGCCGAAGAGCTTCGGCGGTTTCACCATCCTCCAGATCAGCGACATGCATGTGGAGATGAACGAGGGCGCGATGCGCCGGCTGATCGAGCTGCTGCCGGGCCTCGCTTACGATCTTTGCGTCCTCACGGGAGATTTTCGCGCCCGGACCTTCGGCCCCTTCGACGCCATGCTCGAAGGACTGGCCCAGGTGCGATCTCATCTCAACGGCTCGGTCTATGGCGTGCTTGGCAACCACGACACGGTCCGCATGGTGCCGGGCCTGGAGGAGATGGGTATCCGCATGCTGCTGAACGAGTCCGTGCCGATCGAGCGCGGCGACGGACGCATCCATCTGGCAGGCATCGACGATGCGCACTATTTCAGAGTGGACAATATCGAGAAAGCTGCAGCTTCGGTCCCGCCTAACGAGTGCTGCATTCTGCTTTCACATACGCCGGAGATCTATCGCCAGGCGGCCCATGCAGGCGTCGACCTTCTGCTCGGTGGCCATACTCACGGCGGCCAGATCTGCCTGCCCGGCTCATTTCCGATTACGCTCGATTCCCATTTGCCGCGTTGGATGGGATCAGGAGCGTGGAGCTACCACGATATGGCGGGCTATACCTCGGTCGGCGTCGGCTCCTCCATCCTGCCCGTGCGGCTCAATTGTCCGCCGGAGATCACCTTGCACCGGCTCGAATGCACCTGA
- a CDS encoding purine-cytosine permease family protein, with protein sequence MVTAEQAAGEANQAFAVEQNGINLIPDSERRGHPRELFWVWAGANLILTYIIVGGLLAVLGLTTGQMLLVVIVGNLLYWLIGYNGIPGARVGTATLVVSRAAFGRKGNAVPSFLSWLTAVGWEAVNLVLGAFALYSLVEGFGIPLGVLGKAILLGVLAVFTFGVAILGHATIVFMQRIFTWALGLAMLGLIPQVLSYAPATAPAAPAGADIPTFLIALTLVAAMPISYANCAADYTRYLPRNASGAAITFWTFLGSFIPAVIITGIGYMAAREVDLTDPIGGFAPILAPWYFKLFVLLVIGGSITNNFINTYSSGMSLLAMGLNVSRPKAIMIDAVLATAASVYAIFFYDFTSTFIAFLSLMVAWIAPWCAIYAIDIWLRRGRYDGASLLSAEGGRYRYANGWHRAAFIAWIAGVIAALACTSADMLKSPFAENVLGGADLSIVAGLVVSGLLYWMLAGREIAKA encoded by the coding sequence ATGGTCACAGCGGAACAAGCGGCCGGTGAAGCCAATCAGGCCTTCGCCGTCGAACAGAACGGCATCAACCTCATTCCCGATTCCGAGCGCCGCGGCCATCCGCGTGAGCTTTTCTGGGTTTGGGCCGGCGCCAATCTCATTCTCACCTACATCATCGTCGGCGGCCTTCTGGCGGTGCTGGGCCTCACCACGGGGCAGATGCTCCTCGTCGTGATCGTCGGCAATCTGCTTTATTGGCTGATCGGCTATAACGGAATCCCCGGTGCTCGTGTCGGCACCGCGACCTTGGTCGTGAGCCGCGCCGCGTTCGGCCGCAAGGGCAACGCGGTGCCGTCCTTCCTCTCCTGGCTGACCGCGGTCGGTTGGGAAGCGGTCAATCTCGTGCTCGGCGCCTTCGCGCTCTATTCCCTGGTCGAAGGCTTCGGCATTCCGCTGGGCGTTCTGGGCAAGGCCATCCTGCTGGGCGTGCTCGCCGTCTTCACCTTCGGCGTCGCCATTCTCGGCCATGCGACCATCGTCTTCATGCAGCGCATCTTCACCTGGGCGCTGGGTCTGGCGATGCTGGGCCTCATCCCGCAGGTGCTGAGCTATGCTCCCGCCACGGCCCCCGCGGCCCCGGCCGGCGCGGATATCCCCACCTTCCTGATCGCGCTCACCCTGGTGGCTGCCATGCCGATCAGCTACGCCAACTGCGCCGCCGACTACACGCGCTACCTGCCGCGCAATGCCAGCGGCGCCGCGATCACCTTCTGGACCTTTCTCGGCTCCTTCATTCCGGCGGTGATCATTACCGGGATCGGCTATATGGCCGCCCGCGAGGTCGATCTCACCGATCCGATCGGCGGCTTTGCGCCAATTCTGGCACCCTGGTACTTCAAGCTCTTCGTGCTGCTGGTGATCGGCGGGTCGATCACCAACAACTTCATCAACACCTATAGCTCGGGCATGTCGCTGCTGGCGATGGGCCTCAATGTCTCGCGGCCCAAGGCGATCATGATCGACGCGGTGCTGGCGACGGCCGCTTCGGTCTATGCGATCTTCTTCTATGATTTCACCAGCACCTTCATCGCCTTCCTCTCGCTGATGGTGGCCTGGATCGCGCCCTGGTGCGCCATCTATGCCATCGACATCTGGCTGCGGCGCGGCCGTTATGATGGCGCCAGCCTGTTGTCGGCGGAGGGCGGGCGTTACCGCTACGCCAATGGCTGGCACCGCGCCGCCTTCATCGCGTGGATTGCCGGCGTGATCGCGGCACTGGCCTGCACCTCGGCCGACATGCTGAAATCGCCCTTCGCCGAGAACGTGCTCGGCGGCGCCGACCTCAGTATCGTCGCGGGGCTGGTGGTGTCCGGCCTGCTCTATTGGATGCTGGCCGGACGCGAGATTGCCAAGGCCTGA